The DNA sequence CTCCCATTGGACCATGCCCTGTCGGGAGCGGGTTTCGCGGACCGTGATAGAGCGTGTCGCCCAGCAAGAAAATCTTGTCGCAGTTGAACTTTTCAAAGAACGAGAGTGCCTGCCTTGCCGCCAAGGCAGAACCATGAATGTCTGATAAAATTAATGCACGCATAGTTAGTCAATGGTTGTTAGTCAATGGTTGTATTAGACGAGAGATCGCTTCGCTGGTAGACGAAAGACGAGAGTGGCGAATGCAGCGAATACGCTTGCGTATACATTGCAGAGCCGACCAGTCTTGGCTCGAAGAGCAAAGACGAGAGAGGAAAAGTCGCAGCTTCGCTGCCAAACTATAATCTTTCGTCTCTCGTCTGTAGCCGCGTAGCGGCGTTCTTTCGTCTTATTTCACTGTAATCATCGGGCTGGTTTCGCTCAAGAGGTAGTTCCATTCTTCGCGGATCTTGTCGTATTCGGTCGGATCGGCGTAGAGAGCAAACGTGGTCCACTTGATGCCACTGGAGGTCTTGGACTTCGGCTGCTTTTCGAAGCTTACGTAATCCGGGGCGCGGTTGAGCGGTTTTGCTTCGGTGAGCGATACCGTGTGGCCGCTAGCAGTCTTGATGTTGAGCTTGAAGCTGAACTGCGTCTCGTGCGGCATGCGGATGGGGTGGTGGCGCTTCGCGACCTTCGGGAGCTTGAAAAGGCTGCGTTCCCAGACGTTCGGGAAACGTCCCTTGAGTTCGGAACCGCCCTGACCAAAGTAACCTTTGGAAAGGTAGGTGTTCACGATGATGAGTGGCTTGTTGAACTGGTCGAGATTCTGGATGCGGATGTTGCCGATGCTCACGTCCGGTACGCCAGCGGCGAGGAACTGTTCCAAGAGCTTTTCCTGATCCTTGACATCGCGGCCGAAGAACTTGTTGCGGATGGCGCTTGCGAACTTGCCCTGGAGCTGCACGGAATCGCGGAATTCGCATTCGCCGTTAGCGCCGATGAACAAGTCGTGCTGAATGGCGATCTGGTGTTCCTGATTGTCTTCGAGAATCGGAGTCGTGACCACGTGGCTCTGGTCTCCGTCAATCACGAGGGCGACTTTGCCTTCCATGTCGAGCGGTACCGGGCGGTCATTGCCCGTCTTGTCGGTGGCGTCAACCCAGCGTTCGCTAATCTTCCCTTGCTTCGGGATGTAGAGGATCATGTGGTTGAACTGCTGGATGGTCGGCAAGTGCGAGAAACCTTCTTCTGTGAGGTGGATGGCCGTGAGGTAGCTCTTCACGCCAATGGCTTCGAGCATGTCCTTGAGCAAAAGAGCCATGTCCTTGCAGTCGCCGCGGTGTTCCTTGAGAGTCACTTCTGCGGTCTGCGGAATCAGGCTGTGGCCGCCGAATCGCACATCGCGGTAGCGGATGTCCTGGCGAACAAAGTTGATGATCGCCTTGACGGCATCGTCGCCAATCTTGTTCCCGCGCACTTCATATGCCTGTTCGCGAACCTTGACGGCCTTCTTGAACTGGTGGCTGATGAGGTTCTGATAATCGTCGCCGACATCGCGCCATTCCTGCTTGCCAGTGAGCATGAGACCAGCACCGAAGTCGCGGTATACTGGCATGTAAAGTTCCTTACGGACAATGACCGGGTTTTCGATTTTCCATTCGATACCGCCCTTGATCGGGGACTTTTCGAGCGGACCGTATTCTTCCGTGACAAAGCGTGTCGTATCGGCGTAAATGCGGAATACGGATTCTCCGACCGGCACGTCGCGGCTACTTTCGTAGTTCGTGTACGGAATCATGCCCTTGTTTTCAAGATTCGTACGGCTGAACTGCATGTAGATAAAGTCACCCGGAGCTAGTTCCGAAAGCGGGAAGTGTGCCGTCTGGCTTTCGTTGCCACCGCCAATTTCAGTTGCGTATGTAATATAGGCGCCGTTGAGTGTCGCTTTCTGCTTGAGTTTCCAGTTGCTGTCGTAAACTTCGAGAGCGTTCAAGAAAATGCGGTCGTAGCCCGGCAAGAAGTCGAACGTAAATTCGCGATAAATGGCGGCACCGCGCTGGTCGAGTACTTCGAGGAGCATTTCTTCGCTACGGACCCAGTTAGCACTCTTTTCTGCCTTGAGGGATTCTTTCTGGTAATGAATCACGGCGGGGAAGTCGCCTTCGACGGCGGTCTGCTTAGCTTGCGGGCGGAGGAGCGTCTTTAAGTCTGCCGTGCGGTCTTCAACAGGCGTAATCGGCTTCTGGAGCGTACGGTTGTCCGCCTTGCCGAGGTAAGCCTTCGTTGCGGAGAGGAAACTCTTGGCGTCTTCGTTGTCTGGGCGG is a window from the Fibrobacter sp. UWB4 genome containing:
- a CDS encoding tetratricopeptide repeat protein translates to MFFLISCAGNNTPEVNPTPTQEVSETTEAYDDDSASDYVTEEAPTTIATGGTIETSGCTFTAPDNGWTIIGGEDNAPYEFYNPKTGRRAVLVEVMLPEGEPLRLMDRAQIEMQSFESSGKKATLAETYPEEAFGTTGAFFDVAGKRYDTPYEAVGLVIGAGNRIFTLTLSATDTQLTAGALKQEWKDFFATFKLKDVVKEEVSELSAERIMQHSSADLGYSWSTSDTLWHTWASVARQNEDPDLVLSNKKEDISLFVYGAIVPGDEVSQQDMFKVLLNRLGLSMNEAGFEVQRVKVGDRYAQEFTLTHVVNKFDFYYTGRYFYDNGRGILIATWTQGINKKKYASVMKNAISGLKVGAMPKTASDEESRKKQNKFNAAVMSQVGILRLLEDQPFVALSYFERANKMDPEEPLYLINCGFVYQMKELYGPGISYFTSQMDLVRKNGKLLSILGEMYEALFDYGHARECAEAALRYTPNNPEYVINLSDALWGLGQRHQSLIVVQRLFDTQPSSRLGVYLAKTYMGLDQYAEAVDILYGIRGRFGMSKELGETLMDALMFLGRYEEARAISDETLAKAKNDYKVWTMHGKILFYSRNYRDAEKALTKALALRPDNEDAKSFLSATKAYLGKADNRTLQKPITPVEDRTADLKTLLRPQAKQTAVEGDFPAVIHYQKESLKAEKSANWVRSEEMLLEVLDQRGAAIYREFTFDFLPGYDRIFLNALEVYDSNWKLKQKATLNGAYITYATEIGGGNESQTAHFPLSELAPGDFIYMQFSRTNLENKGMIPYTNYESSRDVPVGESVFRIYADTTRFVTEEYGPLEKSPIKGGIEWKIENPVIVRKELYMPVYRDFGAGLMLTGKQEWRDVGDDYQNLISHQFKKAVKVREQAYEVRGNKIGDDAVKAIINFVRQDIRYRDVRFGGHSLIPQTAEVTLKEHRGDCKDMALLLKDMLEAIGVKSYLTAIHLTEEGFSHLPTIQQFNHMILYIPKQGKISERWVDATDKTGNDRPVPLDMEGKVALVIDGDQSHVVTTPILEDNQEHQIAIQHDLFIGANGECEFRDSVQLQGKFASAIRNKFFGRDVKDQEKLLEQFLAAGVPDVSIGNIRIQNLDQFNKPLIIVNTYLSKGYFGQGGSELKGRFPNVWERSLFKLPKVAKRHHPIRMPHETQFSFKLNIKTASGHTVSLTEAKPLNRAPDYVSFEKQPKSKTSSGIKWTTFALYADPTEYDKIREEWNYLLSETSPMITVK